DNA sequence from the Capricornis sumatraensis isolate serow.1 unplaced genomic scaffold, serow.2 scaffold87, whole genome shotgun sequence genome:
accggagattgtcccgtccgccattttgagacccccgccgctttcacaagatccccagtctctctcagaccagcatgtaagaaaggcagacacacagaatgtgctcccagggccgactacaggggcggggatctgtggggttccgtcgctcctcatgcagggtcccctcactcctccctcaggcacctcacctgcctccggccgggacctgggattctcgcctctccccagctgaagccccgccccttataccacccccaggctctccaagacccggatgtcaggaagtcagaccatgcctgctgcgctcctccgacccccacagttgccctggactgacggcagagatgagcttctctgaggtaccctctgattggggttcagggtcctctagttcctcctcagggtcctcaacctgACACCCCACCGGACCTGGGAATCGGACCACCTAAGGCCCCGCCCCATATGCAAGGTCCCCAGTCTGAGATCCCGACCGACCGACCTCAGGAAGTCAGCCCCCCTACCAGGTCTCCAGTCTGAGATCCGGATATGAGGAAGTGAAACCGCGCACGCTGGGCTCATCCTACCCCAGGGCCACCAAGGACCAACAgcagctacaggcttccctgaggtctcctctgattggggtccagagtccgctcagtcctccctcagggtcctcaacttgaaactctggaggagctgggcttcttccctctgctcacccgaggccacgccccctttcccaggtccccagtttctctgagacctggatgtcaggaaatgcagcatgtgctcatccaccctctgtgttccctgagccttgatgtgagggtcccgcctcgggtcaacactaggggcatccctggatctgccagggctcaagatgaggtccctgagggatgatcaaaggtaaccccactgatccctgcccctgctgtcagccctgggccaccctggtggtgggatgagcacttggcagcctgttcggacttccgcatctgcatctcagagacattaggcaactgttagaaggggcagggcctcagaTGGCAAGAgggggagatcttagttcttttgagggtcaaggtgaagacactaagggaagactgaagaggacgctggaccccagagcagagtggggtctgggaggacatagggcagatgaaccatgctgcatttcctgacatccgggtgtcagagagactggggacctgacataacggatggggcacgagtggggagaggagagaatcgaaagcccttacacagagacaagttcaggtccctgagggatgactgaagggaccccaagtgaagactctagggaccccaaggtaagactgatggaaccccacagatctcagcccctgttatcggccctgggagcccttggggtgagaagagcacactaggtctgtcctctcttcctgagttccgggtctgtgagtgtggggaccaggtgcgaggagcagggacctcttcccacctttcctagtggggagacgacagagcctaggtcctaccggaagtcaaggtgaacaccctgagtgaggactgagggtagtcagatctcagaccagagggaaccttggtagtccccaggcaggacaacttcatgccgcagtgcctgacatccctgtcagagagacgggcgaaagcagcagagcctcccgattgcagacaggacacttgcagctcttgcctggagtacaggctccatgcgaggagggaccgagacagttaagaccccaacagggagggacttggcccttgcaggagggtcttggagggcccagagcagggtgctgagcagggtgagcagcttcttgacatctggcctagggacctcgtgaggtgaggtttttcgggtggagtgcggatgtcttcgggttagcagaggctggacacaccaatcccgatggaggactaagcagacccctgcctctgtggtcagtgctgggaggccgggcaggacgtgaggaggagttgaggaccgagcatctccccagcctaggacctgtgggattccctgggcaggtgcggcctcttgtggggcccctcagcactttttgttcaggctagggtcttgttctgagtttccttgcaggtccccagagggtagggatcaggttgtaccaggggaaaggtgagcactgcaagggagccctgaggggacctcccgccacacaaaactgaggggacctcacagagtccacccctcgtactgtcacagaaggctgagggctgtgccacaggatacccccgagctgcgtcctcccattctctcacaggagctgcaggaaccaggaggcgaaagcagaggtctgaggcccatgtcctgaggtcagagagcagaggtggtccaggcagtacccggagtcaaggtgaggagggtgccctgagtgtacaccaggggctccccatcccagaacagaggggaccccacatgggcctagtcccaccaccttgttagcctcggaagtcttggactgtgctgactgcaccctggggagacacctcacttccttcttcaggtagccaggggactggatgccccggaggcttgcgcctgtgaagtctgagaacacctttcaagaggagatgcataagtggcctgtggccgcccagggtgtggttttcagctgaggctgttcacatcccctctctccaccatccaggcctgtggtccccatatgtccccatctgccccccgcccccctccgccgcctccctcctgcctcaggctgtggtttgatcccaggcatcgcgctcatggtcgacatgagtgagctgagcaagctcgaggaagaacttaggacccaggcccagggcccattgCAGGTGCAGCTCTtggggcctgaggcaggggagactgcaattgccccccaccccagtctctggccttgcccccggtagctctgaatgagatgctggctaacctgattaagttcctgctgctcatgcatccggccaaggagctgacctcccaggtggaaatgctaaagaaggtcctcagggataaccaggagcactttccggtggtcttcagccaagcctcacagtgcctgcagctggtctgtggtgtggaggtgaaggaggcggaacccagggagcacatctacatcatggtccccaccgtgggcctcacctatgatatgatgctgaacagtgggcagggcctgcccaaggccggcgtcccggtactggtcctcagcctaatcatgtggaatggagaccgtgcccccgaggagaaggtcaggggagcactcagcaggatggggggggctgtcgagagtgagcactgcaactttggggagcccagggagccgcttacccacatgtgggtacaggaggggtacctggcataccggcaagtgcctgaaagccaccctgcccgctctgagttcctgtggggtccccaggcctatgcggagaccagcaagtgggacgtcgtggcatttctgctcagggtcaaacaaagggctttgagggccttcccacccctgtctacgtagcctgcaagggaggaggatgaggcgggctgagccagagcagcatccaggtgatccttccctctgtgattgaagaggaagaggtcagccttctcagacgtgctggcccaggccagctggggaaactggtgtatagcatctttggattcctgttctctgtgatgacatggagattcatctgttttccttagagaactttcaaaatttgattttttttttttttgttccatgattgttttcatagaaggctaaataaacttcagtgtcttaacTTAGTGAATGATGTTGATCACAGTGTGTCTGAACTTACCCAGTTCGAGAACAAGAGCttcgctgttttgtaaaagagattggagactcttccattgtgttttgtggtcccgaacaggatgcagtggaattggaattagaactgttttggaaaagtgagcttacttggcagtaatattgatgggggaagaattagatgataaaagtaattgtagtgaattcatggttctgtccctcttgtgtgtcattttcaaaaactaaataatctctgtttatttggatttgcctgggtcattttaggaagtagcagaatgaattgagccccctgctcactggctcgtgtattccgaagaccttttaggagcctctgctctgtgaaatgctgtgttagcagtggggacactaggagaagcaggacacccccacacctagagcgacagtctaggagctgcagtcacatgaggaaggtggaaagacatcccgtagtcgcaatgaacagtgcaacacagggcggggtggtggggttacaggaggagtgttggagtgtcagtgcctgagccagcgtggtttggggcttgggaaagctgggttctttctgtgggaggtgactgtgttgaggctgggtggtggcagccctcagacttgcagacagtgtgtcttgggggtgacgggaaattctgaagtggatcgttgctgtgaggtgtccttttgcatcttggataaagcccagagagatgtctttcttgggcaggaagggaggggccctggctctcGTCACATTGCTTTTGATCACAGGGGCAAATGAGGTGTTTTCACACCccacgctgctgctactgctgctaagtcgcttcagtcgtgtctgactctgtgcgaccccatagacagcagcccaccaggctcccccgtccctgggattctccaggcaagaacactggagtgggttgccatttccttctccagtgcatgaaagtgaagagtgaaagtgaagtcgctcagtcatgtccgactcctagagaccccacggactgcagcctaccaggcccctccgtccatgggattttccaggcaagagtactggagtggggtgccattgccttctctgactgaacacctgacatctctccaatcccacactgcctaccggatgctcaacaaagagcagcagttagaactcataatgacaaaatctcctgttttggggaagactgtctgagcaggtcacatgggtcttgaaattctcaaccatttccaagtgtccactgactatgtggcaggtgccatgtatgtagccagaatcacatcttctgttcctgttgttctctggcactcagcagggagagctgccccttcagccccctgcacccgcccgcacaccagactgcagtgacctcaccacctcctgaggcccggaactcgctcctgtcatttgatgccaggcacagccttaacctgttgagtctctgctgcctccacacttctgaacctgcctgaagccagggacgctggtggatgttgcatcttttttttttttttttttttaatataacagcaaaagagacacagatgtatggatgttgcatctcttctggctagtacttatttcttttgtcatttggatctcagactctgagtctcagataaataaaaaaagcagtcaaaatcgctgctctgtgcgttttcctcttagaggttatgttattcaaccggggtgtatgtgtgtgtttgaggggtgcggagcagtgtctttcccagctgggaatcaaagttcccaggatccagtcacccagcaggatttctccacttagcagcttctcttcactcatttcatccctctgatatctagagcatgggcacaagtggccaaaataaagtccagatgaccaaataaatggtcatttcaatatacttggtaatctgctttcccaggacagagagtagagggccagcccagggaatactgggccatacttcaaagcaacatttgctcttctccaggattctgagcagatggtggggcagtggtagaaaacacctcctttgcccctgtggtcaacagcaatgcaacaacagtcaggaccccttccttcctgcccgagaaagagatctctctgtgttttatccaagatgcaaaaggatacctcacagcaatgatctgtttcagactttcccgtcacccccaagacacactgtctgcacgtctgaaggatgccaccacgcagcctcatcacaatcacctcccacagaaggaacccagcttcccaaagccccagaaCGCCCTGGCTCAGACACTGACGTTGCAGCGTTCCTCTAGGAGCCCGAGCGCCCCGCCGTGGGTTGCCTGGTTTAGTGTGACTAGGGGACTTACCTCCACCTTCTTCGTGTGACTACGGCTCCTAGATCATCGCTCAAGGTGTGGGGGGTGTccggcttctcctagtgtccccactgctaacccagcctttcatggagcagcggctccataaaggtctttggaatacacgagccagtgagcagggggctcaattcatcatccgctgactccttaaataacccaggcaaatccaaatgaacaagacattatttagtttttgaaaatgacacacgagaaggacagaaccatgaattcactaccattacttttatcatctcttccatcatcaatattactgccaagtaagctcacttttccaaaacagttctctaattccaattccatcgcatcctgttcaggaccacaaaatacaatggaagagtctccaatcgcttttacaaaacagcaaaactcttgctcacaatctgggtaagcgcaaatgcactgtcatcagcatcattcacgaagctgagacactgaagtttatttagcattctatgaaaacaatcagagtttgaacattttctaaggagaactggtgaatctccatgtcatcatacagaaaacaaatgcaatgaagctatacactggttccccaaactgccccaggccctcacttctgagaaggctgaccgctccctcttcaatctcagagcgaaggctcacctggatgctgctctggctcagtccgCCTCATCGTCCTCCCTTGCAGGCTCTGCAGACCgcagtgggaaggccctcaaagccctttgtttgaccctgagcagaaatgccatgatttcccacttgctggtctccgcataagcccggggaccccacaggaactcatagcgagcagggtggctgtaaggcacctgccggtactccaggtacccctcctgcacccacacgtgggtcagaagcgtcctgggctccccaaagaggcagtgcacactcccagcatacacacccaatctgctgagcgctccccagaccttctgctcaggggcacggtctccattccgcctgatcaggttgaggaccagcaccaggaggccggccttggggaggctctgcccactgctcagcactgcgttgcagctgaggcccaggatggagaccatgatgtagatgtgctccctggggtccacctccttcacttccacgccaaagaccagctgcaggcactgcgaggcttggctgaagaccaccgggaagtactcctggttatccctgaggaccttattcagcatttccgcctgggaggtcggctccttggctcgatacttgaggagcaggaacttcattaggctagctatcatctcattcagcgcttcctggggcaaggactccccagtgcctaaggaggacactgtgggggaggaggccgaggcagatgcagccacccctgcctcagcccccaagagctgcgcattcaccgggccctgggcctcgccagggtcctgaaaaccttcctcgggcttgctcagctcactcatctcgaccacgagcgtgatgcctgggatcaaaccacagacaggagtcagccagagtgacagatggggaccacgggccaggctgggggagagaggggctgtgaatggcctcagctgagcaccacaccctgggcggactgacacaggcaacttacaggtctccgcttgaggggtgctctcagacctcacaggggcaagcctccggggcagccagtcccctggctaccggaaggaggaagtgaggtggctccgcagggtacagtcagcacagtccaagacttccgaggctgacaaggtgggggattaggcccttgggtggtcccttctgttctggggtggggagcccccggtgcacactcagggtaccctcctcaccttgactccgggtactgcctgcaccttctctgccctctgacctcagggcacgagcctcagtcctctgccttcccctcctggttcctgcagctcctgtgagaaaaagggagggggcagctcgggggtatcctgtggcacagccctgagccttctgtgacagtacgcggggtggactctgtgaggtccccccagttgtgtggtgggaggtcccctcagggctcccctgtagtgctcaccttgcccctggcaccacctggtccctcccctctgggggcctgcatggaaattcggaacaagatcccagcctcaacagaaagcgctgaggggctccacatgctgccgaacctgcccagggcttcctgtgggtcctaggctggggacatgctcggtcctcagctcctcctcacgtcctgcctggcctcccagcactgaccacaggggcgggggtctgcttagtcctccctCGGGTCTGGGGAGTTCAGCCTCTGCCCACCTGAAGCCTCTGCCCTCCGCCCAAATAAACCTCACCTCCCGGGGTCCCTAAGCCagaagtcaagaaactgctcaccccactccagggcctccaagagtccccacaagggctaggatccctgcctccctgttggggtctttccgcttcagtccatcctcgcatgcagcctggcccctcaggcaggaccggagattgtcccgtccgccattttgagacccccgccgctttcacaagatccccagtctctctcagaccagcatgtaagaaaggcagacacacagaatgtgctcccagggccgactacaggggcggggatctgtggggttccgtcgctcctcatgcagggtcccctcactcctccctcaggcacctcacctgcctccggccgggacctgggattctcgcctctccccagctgaagccccgccccttataccacccccaggctctccaagacccggatgtcaggaagtcagaccatgcctgctgcgctcctccgacccccac
Encoded proteins:
- the LOC138072497 gene encoding melanoma-associated antigen 10-like, with protein sequence MSELSKPEEGFQDPGEAQGPVNAQLLGAEAGVAASASASSPTVSSLGTGESLPQEALNEMIASLMKFLLLKYRAKEPTSQAEMLNKVLRDNQEYFPVVFSQASQCLQLVFGVEVKEVDPREHIYIMVSILGLSCNAVLSSGQSLPKAGLLVLVLNLIRRNGDRAPEQKVWGALSRLGVYAGSVHCLFGEPRTLLTHVWVQEGYLEYRQVPYSHPARYEFLWGPRAYAETSKWEIMAFLLRVKQRALRAFPLRSAEPAREDDEAD